A segment of the Mogibacterium diversum genome:
TGAAGGCTGTGGAAAGCTCATTCATGTTCACTGCGATAAGATTAAGGATATAGAGCAGCATCTGATTGAGGAGCATGGATTTAAAGTCGATCCGTTTCGCACGGTCTTTTATGGTATGTGCGAATCATGCATGGATAAATCTAAAGAAAGATAACTCTAGAGATAGAAGGGATTATAGATGAAATCAAATGATATGAGTGACCTCCTCCATGGCAGCATATGGAGGAAGGTCTTAATTTTTGCACTGCCACTAGCTCTTACTAGCGTGCTTCAGCAGTTATTTAGTGCAGCTGATGTAGCTGTCCTTGGGACTTTTGTCGGCAAAAATTCCATGGCTGCTGTAGGTAGTAACGCGCCTGTAGTAGGGCTAATGATTAATCTATTTGTTGGTATCTCTGTGGGCGCCAATGTCATGATGTCTAGGTATACAGGAGCTAACGATGCTGATGGGGTTAGTAGAACAGCACATACATCAGTGGTGCTAGCGCTGATTAGCGGCATAACGATTGCTGTTATTGGTAATATAATCGCAAATCCGATAGTAAATTTGCTTGGTGTTCCAGTTGATATAGCACCTTTAGCTATTAGATACCTGAGAATATACTTTTGCGGAATGCCATTTATAATGCTATACAACTTCCAGTCTGCAATATTTAGAAGCCAAGGTGATACGAGAACTCCTCTAATATGTCTTGCAATCTCTGGTCTTGTGAATGTCGCATTAAATCTATTCTTCGTTATAGTGGTAGGGATGGATGTAGAAGGCGTTGCTATCGCTACTGTTATAGCTGATGTTCTCAGCTCTTCACTTCTGTTCTATTTTCTAAAAAAGCATAGCGGAGCAGTACAAATTAGTTTAAATAAATTGCGGGTAGACAAGAAGATAACTGGCAATATTCTTAGAATCGGTATCCCATCTGGTATGCAAGGTATGGTATTTTCAATATCTAACCTCCTGATTCAGTCTGCAATTAACAGCCTCGGCACTGATGCAATGGCTGGCACAACTGCCGCCTTCAATATTGAGATTATGGCATACTTTATTTCAAATGCGTTTGGACAGGCTGCAGTTACGTTTGTAGGACAGAATCACGGAGCTTCAAATTATCGAAGGTGCAAAGATGTTGTCAAGCAGACATTAATCCTAAACTGGATCTCTATGATTATATTCGGAGCCACAGTAATCGTATTTGGTAGGGAGATGCTGAGTGTATTTAATGACGATATGGCAGTTATAAAATTCGGATATATAAGACTTGTTATCCTTATGGCAGGTGAGGTTTTGAATTCTACAATCGAGACCTTGTCTGGAGGCATGAGAGGATATGGATACTCGCTAAGCCCTGCAATAGTAACGCTCTTAGGAGTATGCGGATTTAGGATAATATGGATTTATACGTTCTTTAAATTTAACCCAACATGGATTAATCTAATGCTCGTGTATCCAGTGAGCTGGGCTGTCACAGCGTCAATGATGGTAATTGCATATAAAAGAACTCTCAATAAGGTCTTGCCTAAGGGGGATCTATTAGTCTAAAATGTAATAGCTAAGTCAAAGGGTTCGAAAGGAGATAGAGATGAGATTGCCTGCGCCGATTGAAAAATTCGCAGAACAATATTTTGTGCCACACGCTAGCGCTATAGTATGGGCAGCGATGCTAGTTATATTTGCGCTGTTCGGCTATGTATGTTATAGAGCTAGATCTAACAAACCACTGAGGTGGATTCTGCTTTTGGCACTTTTAGTATGGGCAGCAGTGCTCGTTCTACTCACCATAATCACTTTCGCAAGTGAGGAAGAAGCTTTTTCCTTTTTAAACGTTTAAGCTAAGTATAGAGACAATTTTATACAGCAGTTCGAAACCATCCTGCTTTATCAAAACTACGGGTACTAGGAATACGAAAGTAAGCCGGCGTTTTGTTTTGCGTCGGCTATTTATTTTGCTAATTTTACCAGCCGCAACTGTTTGGTAATAAGTGCTGTGAAGAATTACGATTGTCTTCTGGAGATTTGATGCAGAAAGGAGAGCTCGGTGTATAAATGAACCGAGCAAAAACAAAATGAGTAATGAATTACTACTAATTATCACCCTAATAGTTGAGTACAGTGCGGTTGTGCTCATGTACAAGTATCTTGGAAGAGACGGCCTCTACCTATGGACAGTACTAGCAACTATCACCGCCAACATTGAGGTTCTTATACTCGTAAAGGCGTTCGGCATGGAGATGACACTTGGAAACGTTCTCTTTGCTACTACTTTTTTGGTCACTGATATCGCTAGTGAGATATATGGAAAAAAAGATGCGCACAAAGCGGTACACCTAGGTGTAGCGACATCCATTGCGTTTGTGGTAATCAGCTCATCTTGGCTATTATATTCGCCGAGCTCAAGTGATTTCGCATCGCCTTCAATCAGGCAGATTTTTGCACATACGCCAAGACTTATGTTCGCAAGTCTAGCGGTATATATAATCGTTCAGTACTTTGATGTATGGCTATATCACAAGTGGTGGGATTTCACTAACAAGAGGTTTGGCAATAGAGATAGATTTTTATGGCTTCGTAATAACGGCTCGACCCTAGTCTCGCAGCTAGTGAATTCAGCGCTATATACGGTATTTGCTTTTGCGGGATTGTACGATACAAAGACCGTAATAACTCTAATATTCTCGACCTACATAATCTACATCGTGACGAGTCTCTGCGATACACCGTTTGTGTACCTATGCAGAGCGATAGCTCGGAAGAAGGGTGATATAACTGCATAAAAAATAGCCACGCATTGCGATATTTGCTTGCGTGGCTTTTTTATTTGTGTATCTAGCACAATAATTTGCTAGATTAAAGATTCTTTAAGCGTTTGTGTTTCCTGCGGTGCTATGTCCGAGATGCTTTGCTAGTGCTTTAGAGACTACTGTTCCGAGAATACAGCAAGTTACAGCTTCGATTAAGCCCTGAAGGCCAACGAGTGTAATTACGAAAGTAAGCGGATTGGTAGCACCAATCGTATGAGCCAGTTTCTGGATATAGTCTGTGTCGTAGAATGCAATTACTAGGAATCCCATGAAGAATAATGTGTTGAGCAAGGGAGCACTGATTGCTCCAATTGAGTATGCAATAGTGTGTCCTCTGAAGATTTTATTAACAATCTTGAATACTACGCCGGCTAAGAACCCCATGAAGATTCTTGTGATAACGCATAGTACAAATGTCTTAAATGGTGCGACTTGAAACAAAACTCCGCCCATTGCAGATGCGCCTGAAATAGCATCTACAAAGCTTGCGATGCCGAAGACTCCGCCGAGTATGGCTCCAGCGAGTGGTCCCATTAGTATCGCCCCGATAGCGACTGGAAGTGTGAGAAATGACATGTAGATTGGACCGATCGGCACACTGCCAAGCCCTGTAATCTTCATGACAAGTTCAACTGCAACGAGAAGCGCCAGTTGCGCAAGAAATTTAGGATTGGATAATTTATCCCTCATATTAACCTCCTTCTGCCGTTCCGTAAGGATACAGCGATGAGCCGGGTTGCCCCGAAGAAATGATTTGTAGGCAGGCACTGCTCTATGGAGTCTCTATCGTGCGGTATGCTACGATGATATCCGCGCAGTAATCTGCCCGTGAGATTATAACAACTTGAGAGCTACTTTACAACAAGCATTCTCGCAAAAAAATGGAATTAAGCTCAACACTCGCCTAATTCCAACAATGGATTTCTATAAAATTTATTCATAGATGATGAGGGCGACGAATTTTACTGGCTCATCCTTCTTGTTGGTCAGACTATGTCCCTCGCCAGGTCCAGTAAATGTGACATCACCTGCGCGCACAGTCTTTATAGTGCCGTTATCATTGTACTCAGCCTCGCCACTTTGGATGACATAAATTTCAGCATCTCCCTCGTGTACATGGTAACCTACACCGCAATCCTTTTCGAGAACATTCTCCTTAAAAAGTCGTCCTTTGCCTAGAAGCTCCTCGTCATTATCGATAATCTGCGTCGTAATCAGGTGACCAGGACCACCAAGTGCCTCTTCCTGAATATAGTGAGTCCTCTTTTCCTTAGTTTTAATCCAGCTCATTTTGATCCTCCATAAGTGAATAAGTCATTTTGATTAATTAAGTGTTGCTGTTAAATATTATATTTCATAAAAGATAAAATGGCATGCATCATATGCATGCCATCGTTTGGTTTTATTCTTCCTCGGCTCTTAGAAGTGGCTCGTTATAACCGAGCATGTTGCAAGCGGTATCCTCTATGGCATCTGCCATAACTGCAGCATTTTCCAGGCTAGTAGCACAGAAAATCGGACCTCGATTCGCAATCACGCAGATATTGTTGTGTCTTAGCTCCTTGAGTATACTTTCGATGAAATCAGGAGTATGTGGTTCGACGTGCTCGCTTGCGCTGACATCGCCGAGTAGCTGGTGAAGAGCAGGGTCTGTGATTTTGAAACCAACCTGAGCAGCTGCAAATACGGAAAGCCCGTGTGAATGTGTGCGGATTATCGCGTTCCAATCAGGGTGCTCTCTATAAATGGCAGCGTGCAAGTCAAATTCGCTTGAAGGCACGCGCTGTATGTGATCAAACGCCAGTGTGTTAACATCAACCTTCACTATGTCTTCGGCACGTAGTTTGTTGTACTCCATAGCTGAAGGAGTGATCAGCATCTCGTGATCATTAAGCCTAACAGAGAGATTTCCCCATGAACCATGGAAGAGGCCTTTGTCCTTGAGCTTATTTGCATAGTCAATCATGTTGTTGCGCACATCGAGTTCATCTGTTGAGATATTTACGAAATCAACATGTTTCTCAGAATTGACATTAGAATAGAGGTGATTATGCATCTGGCGAGTGCGCAGTGCCTCCTCAGCGGATAGATGCTTTATACCACCGATTTTATCTCCGTACATCTCTGCCTCGATACTCTTTTCGATAATCTTAACTATTGAAATCGCATCCTTCATATTGCTACTAGTGCTAAATATTCCTTTGCCTCGAACTAGGCAGCCTGCTCTGTCTTTTAATGCAGCAAGCAAGGATTTTGCTGTAGTGTCTTCAGCGATTTTTATATCAGTACCAACTATGCCAGCGAGGTCATAGAGCGCTGGTCTAAGCACATCTGCATCCTTGGAGAAAATTGCTGAAGGTTCCGTACATGCAAAGATCATGACGTTGATGTCCCTTCTAGTGCTCAGTATCTTGCCTGCATCACCGGAGCTCATATCGAAAAGCTGCAGATCTGAATCCTTGATAGTATCAAGAACTAAGCCTGGCCTCGACATGAGATATGTTCCGTTATCAACCCTAGCGATGATTGATCCGTATGCCTTCGTATATCTATCTGTAAAGTCTGAGGCATACTTAACAATAAGTTCCCTCACTTGTAATTCGTTCATTTCATACCTCTCTATACTATTTGTATTAGAGTAGTGCAGCCAGCTTGATAGCTCGAGCTACACTGATTATCTCTTTATTCCTAAATTTCCTAAATAAAATCCGCGATATAAGTATCCCGATAATTCTGTGAACACAAGTTGTATATCCATCCCCATACAAAGGTGTCCAGCTAAGATTTGGGCAATATATACATATGATATTATGTGTGAAATTATATCATCTAATGTGATTTTGAATGTGGAGAGAGCAAGGAAAGTTATACATATTTTAGAATAGCTTCTGTAACTCCATCCCACGATGCCTTGCTCGTATCTGGATATATATAATCTGGATCAAATCTCTTGCTACGTGCAAGCTTTAAAGCTGATATGAGACCATCCTTGAGCCGCTCCTTAAATGCAGGGATTTCGGACTCATATGGTTCGCCTGGAGCTCTCATCTCAGGCGGCTCTACCAAGACGGTATTGTCAGATATAATCTTGCTGGCCAGCCAGCTCTGTATGCCCGGCAGGCTGGTGCAGACGGGAATCGCGCCCGACGCCATCGCCTCTATTAGGACGAGAGGAAGGCCTTCATAGTATGAAGGGAGCACGAATATGTCGCTGGCTCTGAAGGCCGCAGCGAGCTCAGTCTGGGATAGCATGCCGAGGTAACGGGCTCTGAATGGTAGGGCTTTGAGCTCGCCTGCGTCGCCAGCGCGGAGCGCTGGCTTCCCCGAGAGGAGGCGCGCGATTCCCTTATCCTGACAGCCGCCGGCAAGCAGGAGCTCAAAATCGGGAATTTCGCTATCCTCATCCAGTTCAGCAAGGGCTTCTATAAGCGGAAAAATTCCCTTAGCCGTGCTGAGCTTGCCGGCATAGATGATTTTATACGGATCATCTGACCCTGACTTTTCCATATCTTCATCCATATTAAATATCTGCGAGTTATATCCGGTGCCGATAACTTTGATCTTGCCTTCAGCTATGCCGTAAAGCTCGATAATCTGATTCTTCTGTTCTTCATGAAGAGCAAAGATTCCGTCAAGCTTCCTTATCCCAGAGATGATAGAATC
Coding sequences within it:
- a CDS encoding queuosine precursor transporter; amino-acid sequence: MSNELLLIITLIVEYSAVVLMYKYLGRDGLYLWTVLATITANIEVLILVKAFGMEMTLGNVLFATTFLVTDIASEIYGKKDAHKAVHLGVATSIAFVVISSSWLLYSPSSSDFASPSIRQIFAHTPRLMFASLAVYIIVQYFDVWLYHKWWDFTNKRFGNRDRFLWLRNNGSTLVSQLVNSALYTVFAFAGLYDTKTVITLIFSTYIIYIVTSLCDTPFVYLCRAIARKKGDITA
- a CDS encoding class II aldolase/adducin family protein, encoding MNELQVRELIVKYASDFTDRYTKAYGSIIARVDNGTYLMSRPGLVLDTIKDSDLQLFDMSSGDAGKILSTRRDINVMIFACTEPSAIFSKDADVLRPALYDLAGIVGTDIKIAEDTTAKSLLAALKDRAGCLVRGKGIFSTSSNMKDAISIVKIIEKSIEAEMYGDKIGGIKHLSAEEALRTRQMHNHLYSNVNSEKHVDFVNISTDELDVRNNMIDYANKLKDKGLFHGSWGNLSVRLNDHEMLITPSAMEYNKLRAEDIVKVDVNTLAFDHIQRVPSSEFDLHAAIYREHPDWNAIIRTHSHGLSVFAAAQVGFKITDPALHQLLGDVSASEHVEPHTPDFIESILKELRHNNICVIANRGPIFCATSLENAAVMADAIEDTACNMLGYNEPLLRAEEE
- a CDS encoding glycosyltransferase family 4 protein; amino-acid sequence: MKILSISTQKPHSTGSGVYLTELVKSFDRAGHEQAVVAGVYEDDLFEFPPSVRTYPVYYSHEDSRGELPFEVLGMSDVMPYPSTLYNSLTDDMADMLYSAFGKAIGRAIRELDPDVILCHHLFLLTSMLPDMVKEFAPGSFHGKIYGISHGSDIRQFQNCPFRRDSIISGIRKLDGIFALHEEQKNQIIELYGIAEGKIKVIGTGYNSQIFNMDEDMEKSGSDDPYKIIYAGKLSTAKGIFPLIEALAELDEDSEIPDFELLLAGGCQDKGIARLLSGKPALRAGDAGELKALPFRARYLGMLSQTELAAAFRASDIFVLPSYYEGLPLVLIEAMASGAIPVCTSLPGIQSWLASKIISDNTVLVEPPEMRAPGEPYESEIPAFKERLKDGLISALKLARSKRFDPDYIYPDTSKASWDGVTEAILKYV
- a CDS encoding MATE family efflux transporter; protein product: MKSNDMSDLLHGSIWRKVLIFALPLALTSVLQQLFSAADVAVLGTFVGKNSMAAVGSNAPVVGLMINLFVGISVGANVMMSRYTGANDADGVSRTAHTSVVLALISGITIAVIGNIIANPIVNLLGVPVDIAPLAIRYLRIYFCGMPFIMLYNFQSAIFRSQGDTRTPLICLAISGLVNVALNLFFVIVVGMDVEGVAIATVIADVLSSSLLFYFLKKHSGAVQISLNKLRVDKKITGNILRIGIPSGMQGMVFSISNLLIQSAINSLGTDAMAGTTAAFNIEIMAYFISNAFGQAAVTFVGQNHGASNYRRCKDVVKQTLILNWISMIIFGATVIVFGREMLSVFNDDMAVIKFGYIRLVILMAGEVLNSTIETLSGGMRGYGYSLSPAIVTLLGVCGFRIIWIYTFFKFNPTWINLMLVYPVSWAVTASMMVIAYKRTLNKVLPKGDLLV
- a CDS encoding ECF transporter S component, yielding MRDKLSNPKFLAQLALLVAVELVMKITGLGSVPIGPIYMSFLTLPVAIGAILMGPLAGAILGGVFGIASFVDAISGASAMGGVLFQVAPFKTFVLCVITRIFMGFLAGVVFKIVNKIFRGHTIAYSIGAISAPLLNTLFFMGFLVIAFYDTDYIQKLAHTIGATNPLTFVITLVGLQGLIEAVTCCILGTVVSKALAKHLGHSTAGNTNA
- a CDS encoding cupin domain-containing protein is translated as MSWIKTKEKRTHYIQEEALGGPGHLITTQIIDNDEELLGKGRLFKENVLEKDCGVGYHVHEGDAEIYVIQSGEAEYNDNGTIKTVRAGDVTFTGPGEGHSLTNKKDEPVKFVALIIYE